The following coding sequences are from one Canis lupus baileyi chromosome 19, mCanLup2.hap1, whole genome shotgun sequence window:
- the ACTR8 gene encoding actin-related protein 8 isoform X1, with protein sequence MTQAEKGDAENGKEKGGEKEKEQRGVKRPIVPALVPESLQEQIQSNFIVVIHPGSTTLRIGRATDTLPASIPHVIARRHKQQGQPLYKDNWLLREGLNKPESNEQRQNGLKMVDQAIWSKKMSNGTRRIPVSPEQARSYNKQMRPAILDHCSGNKWTNTSHHPEFLVGEEALYVNPLDCYNIHWPIRRGQLNIHPGPGGSLTAVLADIEVIWSHAIQKYLEIPLKDLKYYRCILLIPDIYNKQHVKELVNMILMKMGFSGIVVHQESVCATFGSGLSSTCIVDVGDQKTSVCCVEDGVSHRNTRLCLAYGGSDVSRCFYWLMQRAGFPYRECQLTNKMDCLLLQHLKETFCHLDQDISGLQDHEFQIRHPDSPALLYQFRLGDEKLQAPMALFYPATFGIVGQKMTTLQHRSQGDPEDPHDEHYLLATQSKQEQSAKATADRKSASKPIGFEGDLRGQSSDLPERLHAQEVDLGSSQGDCLMPGNESEEALTALMSRKTAISLFEGKALGLDKAILHSIDCCSSDDTKKKMYSSILVVGGGLMFHKAQEFLQHRILNKMPPSFRRIIENVDVITRPKDMDPRLIAWKGGAVLACLDTTQELWIYQREWQRFGVRMLRERAAFVW encoded by the exons GCCGGAGTCGCTGCAGGAG CAAATCCAGAGCAACTTCATTGTTGTCATACATCCAGGTTCAACAACCTTAAGGATTGGCCGAGCCACAGATACACTTCCTGCTAGCATTCCTCATGTCATTGCACGAAGACACAAACAACAAGGGCAGCCACTATACAAGGACAACTGGCTCCTAAGGGAAGGACTAAAT AAACCAGAAAGTAATGAACAAAGACAAAATGGCCTTAAAATGGTGGATCAAGCAATATGGTCTAAAAAGATGTCAAATGGTACAAGACGGATTCCCGTGTCCCCTGAACAG gcaCGTTCCTACAACAAGCAGATGCGACCTGCAATTTTAGATCACTGTTCTGGAAATAAATGGACCAACACATCTCATCACCCTGAGTTTTTGGTTGGGGAAGAG GCCTTATATGTTAATCCATTGGACTGTTATAATATTCACTGGCCTATCAGAAGAGGTCAGTTAAATATTCACCCAGGACCGGGGGGCTCTCTCACAGCTGTTCTGGCAGATATTGAAGTAATATGGTCTCATGCAATCCAGAAATACTTAGAAATTCCACTGAAAGATTTAAAG TATTATAGATGTATCTTGTTAATTCCTGATATCTATAATAAACAGCACGTGAAAGAATTAGTGAATATGATCCTAATGAAGATGGGTTTTTCAG GAATTGTGGTCCATCAGGAGTCTGTGTGTGCCACCTTTGGAAGTGGTTTAAGCAGCACATGTATTGTAGATGTTGGAGACCAGAAGACAAGTGTGTGCTGTGTGGAGGATGGGGTCTCTCATCGCAATACTCG GCTCTGTCTGGCCTATGGGGGGTCTGACGTGTCAAGGTGTTTTTACTGGCTCATGCAGCGAGCTGGATTCCCTTACCGAGAATGCCAACTAACAAATAAAATGGATTGTCTTCTTCTGCAGCATCTTAAAGAAACTTTCTGTCATTTAGATCAG GACATCTCTGGGCTTCAGGATCATGAGTTTCAAATTCGACATCCAGATTCCCCTGCCCTACTTTACCAGTTTCGATTAGGAGATGAAAAACTCCAG GCTCCAATGGCTTTGTTTTACCCAGCAACTTTTGGAATTGTTGGACAGAAAATGACAACTTTGCAGCACAGATCCCAGGGTGACCCTGAGGATCCTCATGATGAGCATTACCTGCTAGCCACACAGAGCAAGCAAGAACAG TCTGCCAAAGCTACTGCTGACCGAAAGTCTGCATCCAAACCCATTGGATTTGAAGGGGATCTTCGTGGCCAGTCTTCTGATCTTCCAGAAAGACTCCATGCCCAGGAAGTGGATTTGGGATCCTCCCAAGGAGACTGTTTGATGCCTGGCAATGAATCCGAGGAGGCTCTCACAGCACTGATGTCCAGGAAGACTGCCATCTCTCTGTTTGAAGGGAAAGCCCTGGGCCTGGATAAAGCCATTCTTCACAGCATAGACTGCTGTT CATCTGATGATACCAAAAAGAAGATGTACAGTTCCATCCTGGTGGTGGGAGGTGGTCTGATGTTTCATAAAGCTCAAGAATTTCTGCAGCACAGAATTCTCAACAAAATGCCACCTTCATTCAGACGAATTATTGAGAATGTGGATGTGATCACAAGGCCCAAG GACATGGATCCCCGGCTGATTGCATGGAAAGGAGGGGCTGTGTTGGCTTGTTTGGACACAACACAGGAACTATGGATTTATCAGAGAGAATGGCAGCGCTTTGGTGTCCGCATGTTACGAGAGCGAGCTGCTTTTGTATGGTGA
- the ACTR8 gene encoding actin-related protein 8 isoform X2: protein MGQQQIQSNFIVVIHPGSTTLRIGRATDTLPASIPHVIARRHKQQGQPLYKDNWLLREGLNKPESNEQRQNGLKMVDQAIWSKKMSNGTRRIPVSPEQARSYNKQMRPAILDHCSGNKWTNTSHHPEFLVGEEALYVNPLDCYNIHWPIRRGQLNIHPGPGGSLTAVLADIEVIWSHAIQKYLEIPLKDLKYYRCILLIPDIYNKQHVKELVNMILMKMGFSGIVVHQESVCATFGSGLSSTCIVDVGDQKTSVCCVEDGVSHRNTRLCLAYGGSDVSRCFYWLMQRAGFPYRECQLTNKMDCLLLQHLKETFCHLDQDISGLQDHEFQIRHPDSPALLYQFRLGDEKLQAPMALFYPATFGIVGQKMTTLQHRSQGDPEDPHDEHYLLATQSKQEQSAKATADRKSASKPIGFEGDLRGQSSDLPERLHAQEVDLGSSQGDCLMPGNESEEALTALMSRKTAISLFEGKALGLDKAILHSIDCCSSDDTKKKMYSSILVVGGGLMFHKAQEFLQHRILNKMPPSFRRIIENVDVITRPKDMDPRLIAWKGGAVLACLDTTQELWIYQREWQRFGVRMLRERAAFVW from the exons ATGGGGCAGCAG CAAATCCAGAGCAACTTCATTGTTGTCATACATCCAGGTTCAACAACCTTAAGGATTGGCCGAGCCACAGATACACTTCCTGCTAGCATTCCTCATGTCATTGCACGAAGACACAAACAACAAGGGCAGCCACTATACAAGGACAACTGGCTCCTAAGGGAAGGACTAAAT AAACCAGAAAGTAATGAACAAAGACAAAATGGCCTTAAAATGGTGGATCAAGCAATATGGTCTAAAAAGATGTCAAATGGTACAAGACGGATTCCCGTGTCCCCTGAACAG gcaCGTTCCTACAACAAGCAGATGCGACCTGCAATTTTAGATCACTGTTCTGGAAATAAATGGACCAACACATCTCATCACCCTGAGTTTTTGGTTGGGGAAGAG GCCTTATATGTTAATCCATTGGACTGTTATAATATTCACTGGCCTATCAGAAGAGGTCAGTTAAATATTCACCCAGGACCGGGGGGCTCTCTCACAGCTGTTCTGGCAGATATTGAAGTAATATGGTCTCATGCAATCCAGAAATACTTAGAAATTCCACTGAAAGATTTAAAG TATTATAGATGTATCTTGTTAATTCCTGATATCTATAATAAACAGCACGTGAAAGAATTAGTGAATATGATCCTAATGAAGATGGGTTTTTCAG GAATTGTGGTCCATCAGGAGTCTGTGTGTGCCACCTTTGGAAGTGGTTTAAGCAGCACATGTATTGTAGATGTTGGAGACCAGAAGACAAGTGTGTGCTGTGTGGAGGATGGGGTCTCTCATCGCAATACTCG GCTCTGTCTGGCCTATGGGGGGTCTGACGTGTCAAGGTGTTTTTACTGGCTCATGCAGCGAGCTGGATTCCCTTACCGAGAATGCCAACTAACAAATAAAATGGATTGTCTTCTTCTGCAGCATCTTAAAGAAACTTTCTGTCATTTAGATCAG GACATCTCTGGGCTTCAGGATCATGAGTTTCAAATTCGACATCCAGATTCCCCTGCCCTACTTTACCAGTTTCGATTAGGAGATGAAAAACTCCAG GCTCCAATGGCTTTGTTTTACCCAGCAACTTTTGGAATTGTTGGACAGAAAATGACAACTTTGCAGCACAGATCCCAGGGTGACCCTGAGGATCCTCATGATGAGCATTACCTGCTAGCCACACAGAGCAAGCAAGAACAG TCTGCCAAAGCTACTGCTGACCGAAAGTCTGCATCCAAACCCATTGGATTTGAAGGGGATCTTCGTGGCCAGTCTTCTGATCTTCCAGAAAGACTCCATGCCCAGGAAGTGGATTTGGGATCCTCCCAAGGAGACTGTTTGATGCCTGGCAATGAATCCGAGGAGGCTCTCACAGCACTGATGTCCAGGAAGACTGCCATCTCTCTGTTTGAAGGGAAAGCCCTGGGCCTGGATAAAGCCATTCTTCACAGCATAGACTGCTGTT CATCTGATGATACCAAAAAGAAGATGTACAGTTCCATCCTGGTGGTGGGAGGTGGTCTGATGTTTCATAAAGCTCAAGAATTTCTGCAGCACAGAATTCTCAACAAAATGCCACCTTCATTCAGACGAATTATTGAGAATGTGGATGTGATCACAAGGCCCAAG GACATGGATCCCCGGCTGATTGCATGGAAAGGAGGGGCTGTGTTGGCTTGTTTGGACACAACACAGGAACTATGGATTTATCAGAGAGAATGGCAGCGCTTTGGTGTCCGCATGTTACGAGAGCGAGCTGCTTTTGTATGGTGA
- the ACTR8 gene encoding actin-related protein 8 isoform X3, with protein sequence MVDQAIWSKKMSNGTRRIPVSPEQARSYNKQMRPAILDHCSGNKWTNTSHHPEFLVGEEALYVNPLDCYNIHWPIRRGQLNIHPGPGGSLTAVLADIEVIWSHAIQKYLEIPLKDLKYYRCILLIPDIYNKQHVKELVNMILMKMGFSGIVVHQESVCATFGSGLSSTCIVDVGDQKTSVCCVEDGVSHRNTRLCLAYGGSDVSRCFYWLMQRAGFPYRECQLTNKMDCLLLQHLKETFCHLDQDISGLQDHEFQIRHPDSPALLYQFRLGDEKLQAPMALFYPATFGIVGQKMTTLQHRSQGDPEDPHDEHYLLATQSKQEQSAKATADRKSASKPIGFEGDLRGQSSDLPERLHAQEVDLGSSQGDCLMPGNESEEALTALMSRKTAISLFEGKALGLDKAILHSIDCCSSDDTKKKMYSSILVVGGGLMFHKAQEFLQHRILNKMPPSFRRIIENVDVITRPKDMDPRLIAWKGGAVLACLDTTQELWIYQREWQRFGVRMLRERAAFVW encoded by the exons ATGGTGGATCAAGCAATATGGTCTAAAAAGATGTCAAATGGTACAAGACGGATTCCCGTGTCCCCTGAACAG gcaCGTTCCTACAACAAGCAGATGCGACCTGCAATTTTAGATCACTGTTCTGGAAATAAATGGACCAACACATCTCATCACCCTGAGTTTTTGGTTGGGGAAGAG GCCTTATATGTTAATCCATTGGACTGTTATAATATTCACTGGCCTATCAGAAGAGGTCAGTTAAATATTCACCCAGGACCGGGGGGCTCTCTCACAGCTGTTCTGGCAGATATTGAAGTAATATGGTCTCATGCAATCCAGAAATACTTAGAAATTCCACTGAAAGATTTAAAG TATTATAGATGTATCTTGTTAATTCCTGATATCTATAATAAACAGCACGTGAAAGAATTAGTGAATATGATCCTAATGAAGATGGGTTTTTCAG GAATTGTGGTCCATCAGGAGTCTGTGTGTGCCACCTTTGGAAGTGGTTTAAGCAGCACATGTATTGTAGATGTTGGAGACCAGAAGACAAGTGTGTGCTGTGTGGAGGATGGGGTCTCTCATCGCAATACTCG GCTCTGTCTGGCCTATGGGGGGTCTGACGTGTCAAGGTGTTTTTACTGGCTCATGCAGCGAGCTGGATTCCCTTACCGAGAATGCCAACTAACAAATAAAATGGATTGTCTTCTTCTGCAGCATCTTAAAGAAACTTTCTGTCATTTAGATCAG GACATCTCTGGGCTTCAGGATCATGAGTTTCAAATTCGACATCCAGATTCCCCTGCCCTACTTTACCAGTTTCGATTAGGAGATGAAAAACTCCAG GCTCCAATGGCTTTGTTTTACCCAGCAACTTTTGGAATTGTTGGACAGAAAATGACAACTTTGCAGCACAGATCCCAGGGTGACCCTGAGGATCCTCATGATGAGCATTACCTGCTAGCCACACAGAGCAAGCAAGAACAG TCTGCCAAAGCTACTGCTGACCGAAAGTCTGCATCCAAACCCATTGGATTTGAAGGGGATCTTCGTGGCCAGTCTTCTGATCTTCCAGAAAGACTCCATGCCCAGGAAGTGGATTTGGGATCCTCCCAAGGAGACTGTTTGATGCCTGGCAATGAATCCGAGGAGGCTCTCACAGCACTGATGTCCAGGAAGACTGCCATCTCTCTGTTTGAAGGGAAAGCCCTGGGCCTGGATAAAGCCATTCTTCACAGCATAGACTGCTGTT CATCTGATGATACCAAAAAGAAGATGTACAGTTCCATCCTGGTGGTGGGAGGTGGTCTGATGTTTCATAAAGCTCAAGAATTTCTGCAGCACAGAATTCTCAACAAAATGCCACCTTCATTCAGACGAATTATTGAGAATGTGGATGTGATCACAAGGCCCAAG GACATGGATCCCCGGCTGATTGCATGGAAAGGAGGGGCTGTGTTGGCTTGTTTGGACACAACACAGGAACTATGGATTTATCAGAGAGAATGGCAGCGCTTTGGTGTCCGCATGTTACGAGAGCGAGCTGCTTTTGTATGGTGA
- the IL17RB gene encoding interleukin-17 receptor B isoform X2, translated as MSPVLLSLAALCWGAVSPEPTIQCDSEPGPSPEWMVRHTLTPGDLRDLQVEPVKSSAAMEDYSILMNVSWRLRADASIRLLKATKICVTGKGDHQSYSCVRCNYTEAFQTQSRPSGGRWTFSYIGFPVEPSTLYFIGAHNIPNANMNEDPPSMSVNFTSAGCLDHIMKYKKKCIEAGSLWDPDITACKKNETTVEVNFTTSPLGNKYMALIQNNINQPPTRASVVIPVTGESEGAVVQLTPYFHTCGNDCIRRKGTVVLCPQTGRSILGGWLPLFLSALLVATWVLVVVIYLMWKHERTKKASFPTTTLLPLIKVLVVYPSEICFHHTVCYFTEFLQNHCRSEVILEEWQKKKIAEMGPVQWLTTQKKAVDKVIFLLSNDVSSSCDNTCGQREGSPHESSQDLFPLAFNLFCSDLRSQTPLDKYMVVYFRDADIKDEYSALSVCPKYHLMRDAAAFCTELRVKQPGSGGKRLTACFL; from the exons ATGTCGCCCGTGCTGCTGAGCCTGGCCGCGCTGTGCTGGGGAGCCGTGTCCCCCGAGCCG ACAATTCAGTGTGACTCTGAACCCG GACCATCTCCAGAGTGGATGGTCCGACATACTCTGACCCCGGGAGACTTGAGGGACCTCCAGGTGGAACCTGTTAAAAGCAGTGCTGCAATGGAGGACTATTCAATTTTGATGAATGTAAGCTGGAGACTCCGGGCAGATG CCAGCATTCGCTTGTTGAAGGCCACCAAGATCTGTGTGACAGGCAAGGGCGACCACCAGTCCTACAGCTGCGTGAGGTGCAATTACACAGAGGCCTTCCAGACTCAAAGCAGACCCTCTGGTGGCAGA TGGACGTTTTCCTACATAGGCTTTCCTGTAGAGCCCAGCACACTCTACTTCATTGGAGCCCACAATATCCCCAACGCAAATATGAATGAAGACCCCCCTTCCATGTCTGTGAACTTCACCTCAGCAG GCTGCCTAGACCAcataatgaaatacaaaaaaaagtgcATCGAGGCAG GAAGTCTGTGGGATCCAGACATCACTGCTTGCAAGAAGAACGAGACGACGGTAGAAGTGAATTTTACAACCAGCCCTCTTGGAAACAAATACATGGCTCTCATCCAAAATAACATT AACCAACCCCCAACTCGAGCTTCGGTGGTGATCCCAGTAACCGGGGAAAGTGAAGGTGCTGTGGTCCAG CTGACTCCGTATTTCCATACTTGTGGCAATGACTGCATCCGACGCAAAGGGACAGTTGTGCTTTGCCCACAAACAg GCAGAAGCATATTGGGTGGCTggctgcctctcttcctctcagctCTGCTAGTAGCCACATGGGTGCTGGTGGTTGTGATCTATCTAATGTGGAAGCATG AAAGGACCAAGAAGGCTTCCTTCCCTACCACCACGCTACTGCCCCTCATTAAGGTTCTTGTGGTCTACCCATCTGAAATCTGTTTCCATCACACAGTTTGTTACTTCACTGAATTTCTTCAAAATCATTGCAGAAGTGAGGTTATCCTTGAAGaatggcagaaaaagaaaatagctgaGATGGGTCCAGTGCAGTGGCTTACCACTCAGAAGAAAGCAGTTGATAAAGtcatcttccttctttccaatGATGTCAGCTCCAGTTGTGATAACACCTGTGGccagagggagggcagcccgcACGAGAGCTCCCAAGACCTATTCCCCCTGGCCTTTAACCTCTTCTGCAGCGATCTGAGAAGCCAGACTCCTCTTGACAAATACATGGTAGTCTATTTTAGGGATGCTGATATCAAAGATGAATACAGTGCGCTCAGTGTCTGCCCCAAGTACCACCTCATGAGGGATGCTGCTGCTTTCTGTACAGAACTCCGCGTCAAGCAGCCAGGGTCAGGAGGAAAGAGACTGACAGCCTGTTTCCTATAG
- the IL17RB gene encoding interleukin-17 receptor B isoform X3: MSPVLLSLAALCWGAVSPEPTIQCDSEPGPSPEWMVRHTLTPGDLRDLQVEPVKSSAAMEDYSILMNVSWRLRADASIRLLKATKICVTGKGDHQSYSCVRCNYTEAFQTQSRPSGGRWTFSYIGFPVEPSTLYFIGAHNIPNANMNEDPPSMSVNFTSAGCLDHIMKYKKKCIEAGSLWDPDITACKKNETTNQPPTRASVVIPVTGESEGAVVQLTPYFHTCGNDCIRRKGTVVLCPQTGRSILGGWLPLFLSALLVATWVLVVVIYLMWKHERTKKASFPTTTLLPLIKVLVVYPSEICFHHTVCYFTEFLQNHCRSEVILEEWQKKKIAEMGPVQWLTTQKKAVDKVIFLLSNDVSSSCDNTCGQREGSPHESSQDLFPLAFNLFCSDLRSQTPLDKYMVVYFRDADIKDEYSALSVCPKYHLMRDAAAFCTELRVKQPGSGGKRLTACFL, translated from the exons ATGTCGCCCGTGCTGCTGAGCCTGGCCGCGCTGTGCTGGGGAGCCGTGTCCCCCGAGCCG ACAATTCAGTGTGACTCTGAACCCG GACCATCTCCAGAGTGGATGGTCCGACATACTCTGACCCCGGGAGACTTGAGGGACCTCCAGGTGGAACCTGTTAAAAGCAGTGCTGCAATGGAGGACTATTCAATTTTGATGAATGTAAGCTGGAGACTCCGGGCAGATG CCAGCATTCGCTTGTTGAAGGCCACCAAGATCTGTGTGACAGGCAAGGGCGACCACCAGTCCTACAGCTGCGTGAGGTGCAATTACACAGAGGCCTTCCAGACTCAAAGCAGACCCTCTGGTGGCAGA TGGACGTTTTCCTACATAGGCTTTCCTGTAGAGCCCAGCACACTCTACTTCATTGGAGCCCACAATATCCCCAACGCAAATATGAATGAAGACCCCCCTTCCATGTCTGTGAACTTCACCTCAGCAG GCTGCCTAGACCAcataatgaaatacaaaaaaaagtgcATCGAGGCAG GAAGTCTGTGGGATCCAGACATCACTGCTTGCAAGAAGAACGAGACGACG AACCAACCCCCAACTCGAGCTTCGGTGGTGATCCCAGTAACCGGGGAAAGTGAAGGTGCTGTGGTCCAG CTGACTCCGTATTTCCATACTTGTGGCAATGACTGCATCCGACGCAAAGGGACAGTTGTGCTTTGCCCACAAACAg GCAGAAGCATATTGGGTGGCTggctgcctctcttcctctcagctCTGCTAGTAGCCACATGGGTGCTGGTGGTTGTGATCTATCTAATGTGGAAGCATG AAAGGACCAAGAAGGCTTCCTTCCCTACCACCACGCTACTGCCCCTCATTAAGGTTCTTGTGGTCTACCCATCTGAAATCTGTTTCCATCACACAGTTTGTTACTTCACTGAATTTCTTCAAAATCATTGCAGAAGTGAGGTTATCCTTGAAGaatggcagaaaaagaaaatagctgaGATGGGTCCAGTGCAGTGGCTTACCACTCAGAAGAAAGCAGTTGATAAAGtcatcttccttctttccaatGATGTCAGCTCCAGTTGTGATAACACCTGTGGccagagggagggcagcccgcACGAGAGCTCCCAAGACCTATTCCCCCTGGCCTTTAACCTCTTCTGCAGCGATCTGAGAAGCCAGACTCCTCTTGACAAATACATGGTAGTCTATTTTAGGGATGCTGATATCAAAGATGAATACAGTGCGCTCAGTGTCTGCCCCAAGTACCACCTCATGAGGGATGCTGCTGCTTTCTGTACAGAACTCCGCGTCAAGCAGCCAGGGTCAGGAGGAAAGAGACTGACAGCCTGTTTCCTATAG
- the IL17RB gene encoding interleukin-17 receptor B isoform X1: MSPVLLSLAALCWGAVSPEPTIQCDSEPGPSPEWMVRHTLTPGDLRDLQVEPVKSSAAMEDYSILMNVSWRLRADASIRLLKATKICVTGKGDHQSYSCVRCNYTEAFQTQSRPSGGRWTFSYIGFPVEPSTLYFIGAHNIPNANMNEDPPSMSVNFTSAGCLDHIMKYKKKCIEAGSLWDPDITACKKNETTVEVNFTTSPLGNKYMALIQNNIVIGFSYMLENQPPTRASVVIPVTGESEGAVVQLTPYFHTCGNDCIRRKGTVVLCPQTGRSILGGWLPLFLSALLVATWVLVVVIYLMWKHERTKKASFPTTTLLPLIKVLVVYPSEICFHHTVCYFTEFLQNHCRSEVILEEWQKKKIAEMGPVQWLTTQKKAVDKVIFLLSNDVSSSCDNTCGQREGSPHESSQDLFPLAFNLFCSDLRSQTPLDKYMVVYFRDADIKDEYSALSVCPKYHLMRDAAAFCTELRVKQPGSGGKRLTACFL, encoded by the exons ATGTCGCCCGTGCTGCTGAGCCTGGCCGCGCTGTGCTGGGGAGCCGTGTCCCCCGAGCCG ACAATTCAGTGTGACTCTGAACCCG GACCATCTCCAGAGTGGATGGTCCGACATACTCTGACCCCGGGAGACTTGAGGGACCTCCAGGTGGAACCTGTTAAAAGCAGTGCTGCAATGGAGGACTATTCAATTTTGATGAATGTAAGCTGGAGACTCCGGGCAGATG CCAGCATTCGCTTGTTGAAGGCCACCAAGATCTGTGTGACAGGCAAGGGCGACCACCAGTCCTACAGCTGCGTGAGGTGCAATTACACAGAGGCCTTCCAGACTCAAAGCAGACCCTCTGGTGGCAGA TGGACGTTTTCCTACATAGGCTTTCCTGTAGAGCCCAGCACACTCTACTTCATTGGAGCCCACAATATCCCCAACGCAAATATGAATGAAGACCCCCCTTCCATGTCTGTGAACTTCACCTCAGCAG GCTGCCTAGACCAcataatgaaatacaaaaaaaagtgcATCGAGGCAG GAAGTCTGTGGGATCCAGACATCACTGCTTGCAAGAAGAACGAGACGACGGTAGAAGTGAATTTTACAACCAGCCCTCTTGGAAACAAATACATGGCTCTCATCCAAAATAACATTGTAATTGGGTTTTCTTACATGCTGGAG AACCAACCCCCAACTCGAGCTTCGGTGGTGATCCCAGTAACCGGGGAAAGTGAAGGTGCTGTGGTCCAG CTGACTCCGTATTTCCATACTTGTGGCAATGACTGCATCCGACGCAAAGGGACAGTTGTGCTTTGCCCACAAACAg GCAGAAGCATATTGGGTGGCTggctgcctctcttcctctcagctCTGCTAGTAGCCACATGGGTGCTGGTGGTTGTGATCTATCTAATGTGGAAGCATG AAAGGACCAAGAAGGCTTCCTTCCCTACCACCACGCTACTGCCCCTCATTAAGGTTCTTGTGGTCTACCCATCTGAAATCTGTTTCCATCACACAGTTTGTTACTTCACTGAATTTCTTCAAAATCATTGCAGAAGTGAGGTTATCCTTGAAGaatggcagaaaaagaaaatagctgaGATGGGTCCAGTGCAGTGGCTTACCACTCAGAAGAAAGCAGTTGATAAAGtcatcttccttctttccaatGATGTCAGCTCCAGTTGTGATAACACCTGTGGccagagggagggcagcccgcACGAGAGCTCCCAAGACCTATTCCCCCTGGCCTTTAACCTCTTCTGCAGCGATCTGAGAAGCCAGACTCCTCTTGACAAATACATGGTAGTCTATTTTAGGGATGCTGATATCAAAGATGAATACAGTGCGCTCAGTGTCTGCCCCAAGTACCACCTCATGAGGGATGCTGCTGCTTTCTGTACAGAACTCCGCGTCAAGCAGCCAGGGTCAGGAGGAAAGAGACTGACAGCCTGTTTCCTATAG